One Tistrella mobilis DNA segment encodes these proteins:
- a CDS encoding cold-shock protein: MATGTVKWFNSTKGYGFITPDEGGKDVFVHISAVERAGLSTLNEGQRLEYSLLTERKGDKAVDLVPAD; this comes from the coding sequence ATGGCGACCGGCACCGTTAAGTGGTTCAACAGCACCAAGGGCTACGGCTTCATCACCCCCGACGAGGGCGGAAAGGACGTCTTCGTTCATATCAGCGCCGTTGAGCGCGCAGGCCTCTCGACGCTGAACGAGGGGCAGCGTCTCGAGTACAGCCTGCTCACCGAGCGCAAGGGTGACAAGGCCGTGGATCTGGTTCCCGCCGACTGA
- a CDS encoding glycosyltransferase family 4 protein translates to MTQDITPPVTRLALVTDAWAPQVNGVVRTLGRMVDAMTAGGAAVRVIAPADFRTLPCPTYPEIRLALATPAMVGRRILAHRPDALHIATEGPLGSAARRWALRHGIPFTTAFHTRFPEYVAARTGLPLSLSYGFMRRFHNAGVRTMVATPSLAEDLRQRGFSQVAMWCRGVDLDGFSPTLRGAPPPKGDDELARLPDLPRPLMLYVGRVAVEKNIQAFLNTPDLPGTRVVIGDGPARPELMRRHPDVVFPGLRRGAALAWAYAQADVFVFPSRTDTFGLVMLEAMASGVPVAGYPVTGPIDVVDEAGGTGALDEDLGAAIRRALPLGGSAARSHAERFTWDACASRFQALLAPFSPARLPAPAGKAALAG, encoded by the coding sequence ATGACCCAGGACATCACGCCCCCCGTCACGCGCCTCGCCCTGGTCACCGATGCCTGGGCGCCCCAGGTCAATGGTGTGGTCCGCACGCTGGGACGCATGGTCGATGCCATGACGGCAGGTGGTGCCGCAGTCAGGGTGATCGCGCCTGCCGACTTCCGCACCCTGCCCTGCCCCACCTATCCGGAAATCCGGCTCGCACTCGCCACCCCGGCCATGGTCGGGCGGCGGATCCTGGCCCACCGCCCCGATGCCCTGCACATTGCGACCGAGGGCCCCCTCGGCAGCGCCGCACGGCGCTGGGCTTTGCGCCATGGCATCCCTTTCACCACCGCCTTTCACACCCGCTTTCCGGAATATGTCGCCGCCCGCACCGGCCTGCCGCTCAGCCTCTCCTATGGCTTCATGCGCCGGTTTCACAATGCCGGGGTGCGGACCATGGTCGCGACCCCTTCGCTTGCCGAGGACCTCAGGCAGCGGGGGTTTTCGCAGGTCGCCATGTGGTGCCGCGGCGTCGACCTCGACGGTTTTTCGCCCACCCTCCGCGGGGCGCCGCCCCCTAAGGGCGATGATGAACTCGCGCGGCTTCCCGATCTGCCCCGCCCCCTGATGCTCTATGTCGGCCGGGTGGCGGTGGAAAAGAATATCCAGGCCTTTCTCAACACGCCGGATCTGCCCGGCACCCGGGTGGTGATCGGCGACGGCCCGGCCCGGCCGGAGTTGATGCGGCGGCACCCGGACGTCGTCTTCCCGGGGCTGCGCCGCGGTGCCGCCCTTGCCTGGGCCTATGCCCAGGCCGATGTCTTCGTCTTTCCCAGCCGCACCGACACTTTCGGCCTGGTGATGCTGGAGGCGATGGCGAGCGGCGTTCCGGTTGCCGGCTATCCCGTCACCGGACCGATCGACGTGGTCGACGAGGCCGGCGGTACCGGCGCGCTCGACGAAGATCTCGGCGCCGCGATCCGCCGGGCCCTGCCTCTGGGTGGCAGCGCGGCACGCAGCCATGCGGAGCGTTTTACCTGGGATGCCTGTGCCAGCCGCTTTCAGGCGCTGCTGGCACCGTTTTCCCCGGCCCGTCTGCCGGCACCCGCCGGAAAGGCTGCACTGGCAGGGTGA
- a CDS encoding TrmH family RNA methyltransferase, which translates to MSTPIEDPVAGGCFAIGLDRSSKPFNAGTLNRLAAAHGGSYTFTAGADWQASRHWRFWEEAAAAEAAAPRPTVPHLAFETPAATVFPDGFTLVAVELTPDAVDLPSFRHPSRAIYVLGPERGMLAPEFLDRAAHVVKIPMRFSLNVAMAASLVLFDRLRSRERPGPVQKLNRRRAEATMASFLDAHRSLMEPPPPPYAD; encoded by the coding sequence ATGTCGACACCCATTGAGGATCCTGTGGCCGGTGGCTGTTTTGCGATCGGCCTCGACCGGTCCAGCAAGCCCTTCAACGCCGGTACGCTCAACCGGCTGGCGGCGGCGCATGGCGGATCCTACACCTTCACGGCCGGGGCCGACTGGCAGGCGAGCCGGCATTGGCGATTCTGGGAAGAGGCCGCCGCCGCCGAGGCCGCGGCGCCACGGCCGACGGTGCCGCATCTTGCCTTCGAAACGCCGGCCGCCACGGTTTTCCCCGACGGCTTCACCCTGGTGGCCGTTGAACTGACCCCGGATGCCGTCGATCTGCCGTCGTTTCGACACCCGTCGCGGGCAATCTATGTTCTGGGCCCTGAGCGCGGGATGCTGGCGCCGGAGTTCCTGGACCGGGCGGCCCATGTCGTGAAGATTCCGATGCGCTTCTCGTTGAACGTTGCCATGGCGGCAAGCCTGGTGCTGTTCGACCGGCTGCGCTCCCGCGAACGGCCGGGGCCGGTGCAGAAACTCAACCGTCGCCGGGCGGAGGCGACCATGGCGTCCTTCCTGGACGCCCATCGCAGCCTGATGGAGCCGCCGCCGCCGCCCTATGCCGATTGA
- a CDS encoding IclR family transcriptional regulator, whose translation MKANGRMGDEPETTVAAGETAGSDSGPTTVRAVLRAVQVLRAFTVVEPWATLTEVVARTGLDKATTRRLLVTLIEAGLVVQDRETHRYALSLAMIELSSAVPDNLGLRKAAAPILTDLAREIDGTTFLSIYREHSALCLEKFHHDRSIQVRWWAVGGALPANVGGAPKLLLAFQPSAEIERAIGQGLSRLTPHSITDADAFREELGRIRTQGHVIAVDDVVEGLAAMAAPVRDRDGRVIAAVSLAGLTPHIAGSRAAANLAALLDAARRISQSVG comes from the coding sequence ATGAAGGCGAACGGACGGATGGGCGACGAGCCCGAGACGACAGTTGCGGCCGGCGAGACCGCAGGGAGCGACAGTGGCCCGACCACGGTGCGTGCCGTGCTGCGCGCGGTCCAGGTGCTGCGCGCCTTCACCGTCGTCGAACCCTGGGCGACCCTGACCGAAGTCGTCGCCCGGACCGGCCTCGACAAGGCCACCACGCGGCGGCTGCTGGTGACGCTGATCGAAGCGGGTCTCGTGGTCCAGGACCGCGAGACCCATCGCTACGCCCTCAGCCTGGCGATGATCGAGCTGTCCAGCGCCGTGCCTGACAATCTGGGGCTGCGCAAGGCTGCGGCCCCGATCCTCACCGATCTGGCGCGCGAGATCGACGGGACGACCTTTCTGTCGATTTACCGCGAACATTCAGCGCTTTGCCTTGAGAAGTTCCACCATGACCGGTCGATTCAGGTGCGCTGGTGGGCGGTGGGCGGTGCCCTGCCCGCCAATGTCGGCGGTGCCCCCAAGCTGCTGCTCGCCTTCCAGCCATCGGCAGAGATCGAGCGCGCGATCGGCCAGGGGTTGAGCCGGCTTACCCCGCACAGCATCACCGATGCCGATGCGTTCCGGGAGGAACTCGGTCGGATCCGCACGCAGGGGCACGTCATCGCCGTCGACGATGTGGTCGAAGGCCTGGCGGCCATGGCGGCACCGGTGCGCGATCGCGATGGCCGGGTGATCGCGGCCGTTTCCCTCGCCGGCCTCACCCCGCATATCGCAGGCAGCCGTGCGGCCGCAAATCTGGCGGCACTGCTCGATGCCGCGCGCCGGATCAGCCAGAGCGTGGGCTGA
- a CDS encoding acyl-CoA synthetase produces the protein MPAAQHAFDTERFNLTEYCLAWNAERQPDKAALILLDDTGIRGEISFGRMYDQVRRVTAALHALDLAPGSRIMIRMGNRLEFALVYFAAAAAGLIAVPTSAQLTPAEAGFIARDCGAALAFVADGLEIAPPYPGGVRLLGLDWLEAAVRGRRDMAPVHLPAHDPALMIYTSGTSGRPKGVLHAHRAVWGRRPMGPGWHGMGPEDRVLHAGQLNWTYTLGVGLMDPWAHGATAVLYAGPRDPSVWPLLIERAEATIFAAVPSVYRQMLKYGTLTPDRLRTLRHGLTAGEALPPPLTHRWFDAASLPLYEALGMSEVSTYISSGPETPLRLGSPGRPQPGRRIQVLPLDGGTDPVGPDEVGVIAVHRDEPGLMIGYWNRPEDTAAAWRGDWFLTGDLARVDSDGYYWYDGRSDEVMTVLGYRVSPIEVEAALSAHPAIAEVAVGPRKVDDALTIIAAYVVPKPGRAGELDLDGLNAWVGKHLARYKWPRDLILVDSLPRGVNGKILRRALGAG, from the coding sequence ATGCCCGCGGCGCAGCATGCGTTCGACACCGAGCGGTTCAACCTCACGGAATACTGTCTGGCCTGGAATGCCGAACGGCAGCCCGACAAGGCGGCACTGATCCTGCTGGACGATACCGGTATTCGCGGCGAGATCAGCTTCGGACGGATGTATGATCAGGTCCGCCGGGTGACGGCGGCGCTCCATGCGCTCGATCTGGCCCCGGGCTCACGGATCATGATCCGGATGGGCAACCGTCTGGAATTCGCCCTGGTCTATTTCGCTGCAGCCGCCGCAGGCCTGATCGCCGTGCCGACATCGGCCCAGCTGACCCCGGCCGAGGCAGGCTTCATCGCGCGTGACTGCGGCGCTGCCCTCGCTTTCGTCGCGGACGGGCTGGAGATCGCGCCGCCCTATCCGGGTGGCGTGCGTCTGCTCGGCCTCGACTGGCTGGAGGCTGCCGTACGGGGGCGCCGGGACATGGCGCCGGTGCATCTGCCGGCCCATGATCCCGCGCTGATGATCTACACCTCCGGCACCAGTGGCCGCCCCAAGGGCGTGCTCCACGCCCATCGCGCGGTCTGGGGCCGCCGGCCGATGGGGCCGGGCTGGCACGGCATGGGGCCTGAGGATCGCGTGCTGCATGCCGGCCAGTTGAACTGGACCTATACCCTCGGCGTCGGCCTGATGGACCCCTGGGCGCATGGGGCGACGGCAGTTCTTTATGCCGGCCCCCGCGATCCGTCGGTCTGGCCGTTGCTGATCGAACGGGCGGAGGCCACGATTTTCGCCGCCGTTCCCTCGGTCTATCGACAGATGCTGAAATACGGCACGCTGACCCCCGACCGTCTGCGGACGCTTCGCCACGGTCTGACAGCCGGCGAAGCCCTGCCGCCGCCCCTGACCCATCGATGGTTCGATGCCGCGTCCCTGCCGCTTTACGAGGCGCTGGGGATGAGCGAGGTGTCGACCTACATCTCCAGCGGCCCGGAGACGCCGCTCCGTCTGGGCAGCCCCGGCCGGCCGCAACCGGGCCGGCGGATCCAGGTTCTGCCGCTCGACGGAGGGACCGATCCGGTGGGACCTGATGAGGTCGGCGTGATTGCCGTGCATCGCGACGAGCCCGGGCTGATGATCGGCTACTGGAACCGGCCCGAGGATACCGCAGCCGCGTGGCGGGGTGACTGGTTCCTCACCGGTGATCTCGCGCGCGTCGACAGTGACGGCTACTACTGGTACGATGGCCGCTCGGACGAAGTGATGACCGTGCTGGGCTATCGGGTCTCTCCGATCGAGGTGGAGGCGGCGTTGAGCGCCCATCCGGCGATCGCGGAAGTCGCCGTCGGCCCCAGGAAAGTCGATGATGCGCTGACCATCATCGCTGCCTATGTGGTTCCCAAGCCCGGCCGCGCCGGGGAGCTGGATCTCGACGGCCTGAACGCCTGGGTCGGCAAGCACCTCGCCCGCTACAAATGGCCGCGCGACCTTATCCTGGTCGACAGTCTGCCACGCGGCGTGAACGGCAAGATACTCCGGCGGGCTCTCGGCGCCGGATGA
- a CDS encoding sterol desaturase family protein: MPVTSDPAGIAAVEGLVRGLLFLGGFLLLALAERWRPRRGRRHRLDRRRRWTTNLGLAVIDTLVLRLVLPAAAVGAALGFEAQGVGAFPMLGLPGWLAAVVGFLALDLAIWAQHVAMHRVPLLWRLHRIHHLDTALDTTTALRFHPAEILLSAGWKILVILVLGIPAAAVLAFEAALSLAALFNHADLDLGRADRPLSRVIATPDWHRIHHSTVPAETDSNYAFLLTLWDRLSGLARTAPAGGHDAMNIGLQDDPAGQASLPGLLILPFRKHEPGSSNRFA, translated from the coding sequence ATGCCCGTCACATCCGATCCCGCCGGCATCGCCGCCGTGGAAGGCCTTGTCCGCGGTCTTCTGTTCCTCGGCGGGTTCCTGCTGCTGGCCCTGGCGGAGCGGTGGCGGCCGCGGCGCGGCCGTCGGCACAGGCTCGACCGTCGCCGGCGGTGGACCACCAATCTGGGTCTTGCGGTCATCGATACCCTGGTTCTGCGTCTTGTTCTGCCGGCAGCAGCGGTCGGCGCCGCTCTCGGCTTCGAAGCGCAGGGTGTGGGCGCCTTCCCGATGCTGGGTCTGCCCGGATGGCTGGCCGCCGTGGTCGGTTTCCTGGCGCTTGATCTCGCGATCTGGGCGCAGCATGTGGCGATGCACCGTGTGCCACTGCTCTGGCGGCTTCACCGCATCCACCATCTCGATACCGCCCTCGACACGACGACGGCCCTGCGCTTTCACCCCGCCGAGATCCTGCTCTCCGCCGGCTGGAAGATCCTGGTCATTCTGGTGCTCGGTATACCGGCCGCGGCAGTTCTCGCTTTCGAAGCGGCCCTGAGCCTGGCGGCTTTGTTCAACCATGCCGATCTCGATCTCGGCCGGGCAGACCGGCCACTCTCCCGCGTGATTGCCACACCGGACTGGCATCGCATCCATCATTCGACGGTTCCGGCCGAGACCGACAGCAATTACGCCTTTCTGCTGACCCTCTGGGACAGGCTGTCGGGCCTGGCCCGGACGGCACCGGCAGGGGGGCATGACGCGATGAACATCGGCCTTCAGGACGACCCGGCCGGGCAGGCATCGCTGCCCGGACTTCTTATCCTGCCCTTCCGGAAACACGAACCGGGATCTTCCAACCGGTTTGCATGA
- a CDS encoding methyl-accepting chemotaxis protein translates to MLLTAGITAVTRIAENRVLESSLETGRTLSKQLAAEVGRDLALDVGTAASLASSLSALKANGTTDRGAYDAIIDRTFADKTHLLGVWAGFEPDALDGNDAAFRNTPRSDDTGRFISYVNRIGGTENISHLTVYTGPGSEYYQIPMSTGKTYLTPPTIYDIAGQKVMTLSASVPILAGGKPIGVAGVDVELDGWNKRLNETKPFGTGNVLLFTDAGLVVNHPKPELRGRPMKDLTTEDITDYARAVTEGRGLERVSWSPSLEKNVFRMVVPVKITGYDKPWSLFINIPEESMRAASMDVRDSMILGGIVLVILVVVALAVTVIMLIKRPLTASMGVIGQLTKGQTGIDIPGTDRRDEIGGLNRALVNFRDTLAEAERLRLAQAAAERRAEEARRESTLGLADTLEREVRGIADEMTGLAQDLERGAAEMRGIADTTSANSATVAAAGEETNVNVQTVATATEELTASAHEIGRQVTTASDIIAEASSRAADTDGIVRRLAGSARQIGDVVQLINDIAAQTNLLALNATIEAARAGEAGKGFAVVASEVKTLATQTARATEEITSRIAATQGDTEQAVSAIARIVETIGRVREASTTIASAVEEQIAAIGEIAHNVNQAADGTRTISSAIGEVAGGAGRTAEAATSVADATAHLAHNSEALRRSVENVVDSLRREARETGERLGL, encoded by the coding sequence GTGCTGCTGACCGCCGGGATTACGGCGGTCACCCGGATCGCAGAGAACAGGGTTCTCGAATCCTCGCTGGAGACGGGGCGGACTCTGTCGAAGCAGCTGGCGGCAGAGGTCGGGCGCGATCTTGCCCTTGATGTGGGCACCGCTGCGTCTCTCGCCAGCTCATTGAGTGCGCTCAAGGCCAATGGCACGACCGATCGCGGTGCCTATGACGCGATCATCGACCGGACTTTTGCGGACAAGACCCATCTGCTCGGCGTCTGGGCCGGCTTCGAGCCTGATGCGCTCGACGGGAATGATGCCGCCTTCCGCAACACGCCCCGTTCGGACGATACCGGTCGCTTCATCAGCTATGTCAACCGGATCGGCGGCACTGAAAACATCAGCCACCTGACCGTCTATACCGGCCCCGGTTCCGAGTATTATCAGATCCCGATGAGCACCGGGAAAACCTATCTGACGCCCCCCACCATCTATGACATTGCCGGTCAGAAGGTTATGACGCTGTCGGCGTCGGTGCCGATCCTGGCCGGTGGCAAGCCGATCGGCGTTGCCGGCGTCGATGTCGAACTCGACGGCTGGAACAAGCGGCTGAACGAAACCAAGCCCTTCGGCACCGGCAATGTGCTGCTGTTCACCGATGCGGGGCTGGTGGTCAACCACCCCAAGCCGGAACTGCGCGGCCGACCGATGAAGGATCTGACCACCGAGGACATCACCGACTATGCCCGCGCCGTGACCGAAGGTCGCGGTCTGGAACGTGTTTCCTGGTCTCCCAGTCTTGAAAAGAACGTTTTCAGGATGGTGGTGCCTGTCAAGATCACCGGCTATGACAAGCCCTGGAGCCTGTTCATCAATATTCCCGAAGAGTCCATGCGGGCCGCATCGATGGATGTGCGTGACAGCATGATCCTCGGCGGCATCGTTCTCGTCATCCTGGTCGTCGTCGCGCTCGCCGTCACCGTCATCATGCTGATCAAGCGGCCGCTGACAGCCTCGATGGGCGTCATCGGACAGTTGACCAAAGGTCAAACCGGTATCGATATTCCCGGCACGGATCGCCGCGACGAGATCGGCGGGCTCAATCGGGCCCTGGTGAATTTCCGCGACACGCTTGCCGAGGCGGAGCGTCTGCGCCTTGCCCAGGCTGCCGCCGAACGCCGGGCGGAGGAAGCCCGTCGCGAGTCGACACTGGGTCTTGCCGACACCCTGGAACGCGAAGTGCGGGGCATCGCCGACGAGATGACCGGCCTCGCCCAGGATCTGGAGCGCGGCGCGGCCGAGATGCGCGGCATCGCCGATACGACCTCGGCCAATTCGGCGACCGTCGCCGCAGCCGGCGAAGAGACCAATGTCAACGTCCAGACCGTCGCCACGGCCACCGAAGAACTGACCGCGTCGGCCCATGAAATCGGCCGGCAGGTCACCACCGCTTCGGACATCATCGCCGAGGCATCGAGCCGTGCAGCGGACACCGACGGGATCGTCCGCAGGCTTGCCGGATCCGCCCGGCAGATCGGCGATGTGGTGCAGTTGATCAACGACATCGCCGCGCAGACCAACCTGCTGGCCCTCAACGCCACGATCGAGGCGGCCCGCGCAGGCGAGGCCGGCAAGGGCTTCGCGGTCGTCGCCTCCGAGGTGAAAACGCTGGCGACCCAGACCGCCAGGGCAACCGAAGAGATCACCTCGCGCATTGCCGCCACCCAGGGCGATACCGAGCAGGCAGTCAGCGCCATTGCCCGGATCGTCGAGACCATCGGTCGCGTGCGGGAGGCCTCCACCACCATCGCGAGCGCTGTGGAAGAGCAGATCGCCGCCATCGGCGAGATCGCGCACAACGTCAATCAGGCTGCCGACGGTACCCGCACCATCTCCTCGGCCATCGGAGAGGTGGCGGGCGGTGCCGGGCGCACGGCCGAAGCTGCGACTTCGGTTGCAGATGCGACCGCCCATCTCGCCCACAACTCGGAAGCCCTGCGCCGGTCGGTCGAGAATGTGGTCGATTCGCTCCGCCGCGAGGCCCGCGAAACCGGCGAACGCCTGGGCCTCTGA
- a CDS encoding UDP-2,3-diacylglucosamine diphosphatase: MTTVARVQPPLSFRPGTTTSGDHGHAGHPHRRPPAGQDRRTVDSRTGGERRQYRTVFISDLHLGTRFCRTDLLLDFLDTVDCDHLFLVGDIVDGWRLRRSWFWDGPHNQVVQAILAKAAAGTRVTWVIGNHDECLMAYAGLAFGGIELVRESEHELADGRRFLIVHGDAFDMVVRYAKGVALLGDVAYNLALRTNRWLNIARRRLGLPYWSLSAYLKQRVKEAVDFINRFEHAVTDEARRRGYDGVVCGHIHHADIRETDGIVYANDGDWVESCTAIAETRDGRLQILDWGARARRRELVALARARRSQTTGGLLPAPADARRPAREPAA; the protein is encoded by the coding sequence ATGACCACGGTCGCACGAGTTCAGCCGCCGCTCTCCTTCCGCCCGGGTACCACGACATCGGGCGATCACGGCCATGCCGGCCATCCCCACCGACGGCCGCCGGCAGGCCAGGACCGGCGAACGGTCGACAGCCGTACGGGTGGCGAGCGTCGGCAATATCGGACGGTGTTCATTTCCGATCTTCATCTGGGCACGCGCTTCTGTCGCACCGATCTGCTGCTCGATTTTCTCGACACCGTCGACTGCGATCATCTGTTTCTGGTCGGCGATATCGTCGACGGCTGGCGGCTGCGCCGGTCATGGTTCTGGGATGGGCCCCATAATCAGGTCGTGCAGGCGATCCTCGCCAAGGCCGCGGCGGGCACCCGGGTCACCTGGGTGATCGGCAATCACGACGAGTGTCTGATGGCCTATGCCGGCCTCGCCTTCGGCGGGATCGAACTGGTCCGCGAAAGCGAACACGAGCTGGCCGACGGCCGCCGCTTCCTGATCGTCCATGGCGATGCCTTCGACATGGTGGTGCGCTACGCCAAGGGCGTCGCGCTGCTGGGCGACGTTGCCTACAACCTGGCGCTTCGGACCAATCGCTGGCTGAACATCGCGCGCAGGCGGCTTGGCCTGCCCTACTGGTCGCTTTCGGCCTATCTGAAACAGCGGGTCAAGGAAGCGGTCGACTTCATCAATCGCTTCGAGCATGCGGTGACCGACGAGGCCCGGCGCCGCGGTTATGACGGCGTGGTCTGCGGTCATATTCACCATGCCGACATCCGCGAAACCGATGGCATCGTCTATGCCAATGATGGCGACTGGGTCGAAAGCTGCACGGCCATCGCCGAAACCCGCGATGGCCGTCTGCAGATCCTCGACTGGGGCGCCCGCGCCCGCCGCCGCGAACTCGTGGCCCTGGCCCGTGCCCGCCGGTCCCAGACCACCGGTGGGCTGCTGCCGGCACCGGCCGATGCCCGTCGCCCTGCGCGTGAGCCGGCGGCCTGA
- a CDS encoding methyl-accepting chemotaxis protein, giving the protein MRISLGLSAKIILIGGGALAALLAIGILAVSRVAEDRVLDLSRESGRTLSREIAQEAARNLSLDLSIARGIAGTMETLKAQGVSSRATYDAVLERNFTEHPDLLAVWAAFEPNAVDGQDILFQGEENTDDTGRYLTRFSRVKEARELGAVTGYADGPDAGFYRSPIETGKPYASPPVIRRIAGIDVQTISLTAPIRLDGKVIGVAGVDLNLKVWNDRLNAIHPLDAGNAVLFTDGALTVTHPDPSKIGAPLTDLSADAADFADAVRRGEALERTAWSPSVEAMVFRNAVPVAVTGLERPWSVLVNIRENAMRAASWEIRDAMVIGGIVLVVLIVAALAVTVWLLVQRPLKASMTTIGRLTDGETAIDVSGTHRRDEIGGLNRALVHFRDTLAEAERLRLAQAAAERRAEEARRESTLGLADTLEREVRGIADEMTELAHELERGAAEMRGIADTTSANSATVAAAGEETNVNVQTVATATEELTASAHEIGRQVTTASDIIAEASSRAADTDGIVRRLAGSARQIGDVVQLINDIAAQTNLLALNATIEAARAGEAGKGFAVVASEVKTLATQTARATEEITARISATQGDTEQAVTAIARIVETIGRVREASTTIASAVEEQIAAIGEIAHNVNQAADGTRTISSAIGEVAGSAGRTAEAATSVADATGHLSGAATTLRRAVENVVDSLRREARETAERLGMQP; this is encoded by the coding sequence ATGCGTATCTCACTCGGGCTCTCCGCCAAGATCATCCTCATCGGCGGCGGGGCGCTCGCAGCCCTTCTGGCGATCGGCATCCTGGCGGTCAGCCGGGTGGCCGAAGATCGTGTGCTCGACCTCTCCCGCGAGTCGGGTCGCACCCTCTCGCGGGAGATCGCACAGGAAGCCGCGCGAAACCTCTCCCTCGATCTTTCGATCGCCCGCGGCATCGCCGGCACGATGGAGACGCTGAAGGCGCAGGGGGTCAGCAGCCGGGCGACCTATGATGCCGTCCTGGAACGGAATTTCACCGAGCACCCGGACCTGCTCGCCGTCTGGGCGGCTTTCGAGCCCAATGCCGTCGACGGCCAGGACATCCTCTTCCAGGGCGAAGAGAACACCGACGACACCGGGCGCTACCTCACCCGGTTCAGCCGGGTCAAAGAGGCCCGCGAACTCGGCGCCGTCACGGGCTATGCCGACGGGCCGGATGCCGGCTTCTACCGCTCGCCGATCGAGACCGGCAAGCCTTATGCCAGCCCGCCGGTGATCCGGCGGATTGCGGGCATTGATGTGCAAACCATCTCGCTCACTGCGCCGATCCGGCTCGACGGCAAGGTGATCGGCGTCGCCGGCGTCGATCTCAATCTGAAGGTCTGGAATGATCGCCTGAACGCGATCCATCCGCTGGATGCGGGCAACGCCGTGCTGTTCACCGACGGCGCCCTGACGGTGACCCACCCCGATCCGTCCAAAATCGGGGCGCCGCTGACCGATCTCTCGGCCGATGCGGCAGATTTCGCCGATGCCGTTCGCCGGGGCGAGGCGCTGGAGCGCACCGCCTGGTCGCCCAGCGTCGAGGCCATGGTCTTCCGGAACGCCGTGCCGGTCGCCGTCACGGGCCTTGAGAGGCCGTGGAGCGTGCTGGTCAACATCCGCGAAAACGCCATGCGCGCGGCATCCTGGGAGATCCGCGATGCGATGGTGATCGGCGGCATCGTGCTCGTGGTCCTGATCGTCGCAGCACTTGCGGTCACGGTCTGGCTGCTGGTGCAGCGGCCGCTCAAGGCATCGATGACCACGATCGGCCGGCTGACCGATGGCGAGACCGCGATCGACGTGTCCGGCACCCATCGTCGTGACGAGATTGGCGGGCTCAACCGTGCCCTGGTGCATTTCCGCGACACACTTGCCGAGGCGGAGCGTCTGCGCCTTGCCCAGGCGGCGGCGGAACGCCGGGCGGAAGAGGCACGGCGCGAGTCGACGCTCGGCCTCGCCGACACGCTGGAACGCGAGGTGCGGGGCATCGCCGACGAAATGACCGAACTTGCCCACGAGCTGGAGCGCGGCGCGGCCGAGATGCGCGGCATCGCCGATACGACCTCGGCCAATTCGGCGACCGTCGCCGCAGCCGGCGAAGAGACCAATGTCAACGTCCAGACCGTCGCCACGGCCACCGAAGAACTGACCGCGTCGGCGCATGAAATCGGCCGGCAGGTTACCACCGCCTCGGACATCATCGCCGAAGCGTCGAGCCGTGCAGCGGACACCGACGGGATCGTCCGCAGGCTTGCCGGTTCGGCCCGGCAGATCGGCGATGTGGTGCAGCTGATCAACGACATCGCCGCGCAGACCAATCTGCTGGCACTCAACGCCACGATCGAGGCGGCCCGCGCCGGTGAGGCCGGCAAGGGCTTCGCGGTCGTCGCCTCCGAGGTGAAAACGCTGGCGACACAGACCGCCAGGGCCACTGAAGAGATCACCGCCAGGATCTCCGCCACCCAGGGCGACACCGAGCAGGCGGTGACCGCCATCGCCCGGATCGTCGAGACCATCGGCCGGGTGCGGGAGGCCTCCACCACCATCGCGAGCGCTGTGGAAGAGCAGATCGCCGCGATCGGCGAGATTGCGCACAATGTCAACCAGGCCGCCGACGGCACCCGTACCATCTCCTCGGCCATCGGAGAGGTTGCGGGCAGTGCCGGACGTACGGCGGAAGCCGCCACCTCGGTTGCCGACGCGACCGGCCATCTTTCCGGGGCGGCGACCACGCTGCGGCGGGCCGTTGAAAACGTGGTCGACTCGCTCCGTCGCGAGGCCCGGGAGACGGCGGAGCGTCTGGGCATGCAGCCCTGA
- a CDS encoding cold-shock protein: MATGTVKWFNSTKGYGFITPDTGGKDVFVHISAVERAGLTTLNEGQRLEYNVLTERKGEKAVDLVPAD, encoded by the coding sequence ATGGCGACCGGCACCGTCAAGTGGTTCAACAGCACCAAGGGCTACGGCTTCATCACGCCTGATACCGGCGGCAAGGATGTGTTCGTGCACATCAGCGCGGTTGAGCGGGCCGGCCTGACGACCCTGAACGAGGGTCAGCGGCTGGAGTACAACGTGTTGACCGAGCGCAAGGGCGAGAAGGCCGTCGATCTCGTTCCGGCCGACTGA